From Vibrio aerogenes, a single genomic window includes:
- the hyfE gene encoding hydrogenase 4 membrane subunit, translating into MDNLMINNLAGLLLVTSFLVVIARKTTTTACLYSLQSLVLVLLFWAIAHEYDAHALYDWSITAFVTKVVLLPVILYVQLGKMRDEKAERVLIHPVWIGSIVAAISVICMYIIEPVHLPMVAELKPVLAVSLAHFFIGLLCIISQRNILKQIFGYCLMENGSSLMLALVAHRAPHLLEIGITIDAIFAVIFMVVLARLIFRKLHTLDGNQLTVLKG; encoded by the coding sequence ATGGATAATCTAATGATTAACAACTTGGCGGGGCTGTTACTGGTGACTTCGTTTCTGGTCGTTATTGCCCGCAAGACTACAACAACTGCTTGTTTGTACTCTCTTCAGTCTCTTGTGCTGGTATTGCTCTTCTGGGCGATAGCACATGAATATGATGCGCATGCATTATATGACTGGTCAATTACTGCCTTTGTTACCAAAGTCGTTCTTTTGCCTGTGATTTTGTATGTACAGCTGGGAAAAATGCGTGATGAAAAAGCAGAGCGGGTTTTGATTCATCCGGTCTGGATCGGCAGTATTGTTGCTGCTATCAGTGTGATCTGTATGTATATCATTGAACCGGTCCACTTACCGATGGTTGCTGAGCTGAAACCGGTACTGGCAGTTTCTCTGGCTCATTTCTTTATTGGGTTGCTGTGTATTATCTCCCAGCGCAATATTCTGAAGCAGATTTTTGGGTATTGCCTGATGGAAAACGGTTCATCATTGATGTTAGCTCTGGTCGCACACAGGGCACCTCATTTGCTGGAAATAGGTATAACGATTGATGCGATTTTTGCGGTGATCTTTATGGTCGTTCTGGCCCGGTTGATTTTCCGTAAGCTACATACCTTAGATGGCAACCAACTGACTGTATTAAAGGGGTAG
- a CDS encoding hydrogenase 4 subunit F, translated as MMSLNTYLPYLFGIPFAAAVVGLVCACIQSASHRIASFAHVVSVVATWMISWTLALQVFEHGAMHSAGEWLLLDGLSALFLGVLGLVALMTGIHSLGYIGHEYQHGELSSRQVSVYYGLFSLFLGCMLVALTANNIIMMWVAIEATTVSSVFLVGIYDQRTSLEAAWKYIMQCSVVVAFGLFGTVITYGNAVAVFDNPEQALLWTQIRDHAHLLDPRLIQISFIFIVIGFGTKTGLFPMHSWLPDAHSEAPSPVSGLLSAGLLNCALLVIIRHFVITSDVLGSDFARFILIGFGFASVAVAVLMILIQKDIKRLLAYSSVEHMGLITFAVGLGPLGIFAAMLHVVNHSIGKTLMFCGAGNIMLKYGTRDMNIVKGVVRVSPWTGILFGAGALALAGVPPFNLFISEFLIICSGIYTQHPYLTILLLLVLTLALAGFARLVAGCVLGKAPDGVESGEVNYLTVAPLVVLLILMVLMGTHIPGVLLHGIDQAVQVVINQPQGSILPSLHLPWQDVIGAGTESAMLTPQSH; from the coding sequence ATGATGTCATTAAATACTTATCTCCCGTATTTATTTGGGATTCCTTTTGCGGCAGCGGTCGTTGGATTGGTTTGTGCCTGTATTCAATCAGCATCACATCGCATTGCATCTTTCGCGCATGTGGTTAGTGTCGTGGCAACCTGGATGATTTCATGGACGCTGGCACTTCAGGTCTTTGAACACGGTGCGATGCATTCTGCCGGAGAATGGTTGCTTCTCGATGGACTTTCCGCTCTGTTCCTGGGGGTTTTGGGATTGGTTGCTCTGATGACCGGGATTCATTCTCTGGGCTATATTGGTCATGAATACCAGCATGGTGAGCTCAGTAGCCGGCAGGTTTCGGTTTATTATGGGCTGTTCAGTTTATTCCTCGGTTGCATGCTGGTTGCTTTGACTGCAAACAATATCATTATGATGTGGGTTGCGATTGAGGCTACAACGGTCAGTTCGGTATTTCTGGTTGGTATTTATGATCAGAGAACCTCTCTGGAAGCCGCATGGAAATATATCATGCAGTGTAGCGTTGTTGTTGCATTTGGCTTATTTGGTACGGTCATTACTTACGGAAATGCAGTCGCTGTTTTTGATAATCCGGAGCAGGCGCTGTTGTGGACGCAGATCAGAGATCATGCGCATTTATTAGATCCCCGGTTGATTCAAATCAGCTTCATTTTTATTGTGATTGGGTTCGGAACGAAAACGGGCCTGTTCCCAATGCATTCATGGTTGCCTGATGCGCACTCCGAAGCTCCCAGTCCGGTCTCCGGTTTGTTATCAGCCGGCCTGCTGAATTGTGCTTTGCTTGTGATTATCCGTCACTTTGTGATCACTTCTGATGTATTGGGGAGTGATTTTGCACGATTTATTTTGATCGGATTCGGATTTGCTTCTGTCGCCGTCGCTGTGCTGATGATATTGATCCAAAAAGATATAAAGCGGTTACTGGCATATTCCAGTGTTGAACATATGGGGTTGATCACTTTTGCTGTCGGTCTGGGGCCTTTGGGGATTTTTGCCGCGATGCTGCATGTGGTGAATCACAGTATAGGTAAGACGCTGATGTTCTGCGGCGCAGGGAATATCATGCTAAAGTACGGTACGCGTGATATGAATATTGTCAAAGGCGTCGTTCGGGTTTCTCCCTGGACAGGGATTTTATTTGGTGCTGGTGCACTCGCTCTGGCCGGTGTTCCGCCATTTAATCTCTTTATCAGTGAGTTTTTAATTATCTGTTCTGGTATTTATACCCAACATCCTTATCTGACCATTCTGTTGTTGTTGGTCCTCACACTGGCATTGGCTGGTTTTGCCCGGTTAGTTGCCGGGTGTGTTCTGGGCAAAGCACCTGATGGTGTGGAATCCGGTGAAGTTAATTATCTTACGGTGGCGCCTTTGGTCGTTCTTCTGATACTGATGGTATTGATGGGCACACATATTCCCGGTGTTTTATTACATGGGATTGATCAGGCAGTTCAGGTTGTCATTAACCAGCCACAGGGATCAATATTGCCATCACTTCATTTACCCTGGCAGGATGTTATCGGTGCAGGTACCGAATCGGCCATGCTTACACCTCAAAGTCACTAA
- a CDS encoding hydrogenase large subunit: METVQTNQSQRQIGKQYVEGVRHLFPSAILDEAWQTENQVTITVKMTALVEVMKWLYYDQGGWLTVSFGNDERSLNGCFGVYHALSMEGEVKSWVTVKVLVDANSQEFISLTPHIPAAVWGEREIRDMFGLHPVGLPDERRLVLPDDWPEDLHPLRKDAMDYRQRPEPTTSTETYPFVNELGNDSNRIVPVGPLHITSDEPGHFRLFVDGEDIVDADYRMFYVHRGMEKLAETRMGYNEVGFLADRVCGICGFTHSVGYINTVENSLGIEVPVRAKMIRTVLLEVERLHSHLLNIGLSSHFVGFDSGFMQFFRIREKTMELAELLTGARKTYGMNLIGGIRRDFLKEQRVKGLAVVREVRKSFSELVDMLLATPNIDSRISGVGILAKDIARDFSPVGPLIRGAGFERDVRIVHGQSLESYADVPIELQHIDTGDVQARVLVRIREVFDSLNIVEFGLDHLPEGAILTEDFEYVPNKFALGFTEAPRGENIHWSMTGDNQKLFRWRCRAATYANWPVLRYMLRGNTVADAPLIIGSLDPCYSCTDRVTIVDTKKKRSQTVPYKAIEQYSVNRKNSPLKSM; this comes from the coding sequence ATGGAAACTGTACAAACAAATCAATCGCAACGTCAAATTGGTAAGCAGTATGTCGAAGGCGTGCGTCATCTGTTCCCATCTGCAATCCTGGACGAGGCGTGGCAAACAGAGAATCAGGTCACAATCACCGTTAAAATGACCGCTTTGGTTGAGGTGATGAAATGGCTTTACTACGATCAGGGCGGCTGGCTGACGGTCTCATTTGGTAATGATGAACGTAGCCTGAACGGATGTTTCGGGGTTTATCATGCTTTATCAATGGAAGGTGAAGTGAAAAGCTGGGTGACGGTCAAAGTCCTGGTTGATGCGAATAGTCAGGAATTTATTTCTTTAACGCCACACATTCCGGCTGCGGTTTGGGGGGAGCGTGAAATTCGCGATATGTTCGGCTTGCACCCCGTTGGGTTGCCGGATGAGCGGCGTCTGGTTTTACCGGATGACTGGCCAGAAGACCTGCATCCATTGCGTAAAGATGCCATGGATTATCGCCAGCGTCCTGAACCAACCACAAGCACAGAGACTTACCCGTTTGTCAATGAACTCGGGAATGATTCAAACCGTATTGTGCCTGTTGGTCCGCTGCATATCACCAGTGATGAACCCGGACACTTCCGTTTATTTGTCGATGGTGAAGATATCGTGGATGCGGATTACCGGATGTTCTATGTGCATCGTGGTATGGAAAAGCTCGCTGAAACCCGGATGGGATACAATGAAGTTGGTTTTCTGGCCGACCGGGTATGTGGGATTTGCGGATTTACCCACAGTGTCGGTTATATCAATACCGTCGAAAACTCATTGGGCATTGAAGTGCCGGTCCGGGCGAAGATGATTCGTACCGTATTACTGGAGGTTGAGCGACTACACAGTCATTTGTTGAATATTGGTTTGTCCAGCCACTTTGTCGGATTTGACTCCGGGTTTATGCAGTTCTTCCGTATCCGGGAGAAAACAATGGAGCTGGCAGAGTTGCTGACCGGCGCGCGTAAAACTTATGGCATGAACCTGATTGGCGGGATTCGCCGTGACTTCCTCAAGGAGCAGCGGGTGAAAGGCCTGGCAGTTGTCAGAGAAGTCCGTAAGTCTTTTTCTGAACTGGTCGACATGCTGCTGGCTACGCCAAACATCGACAGCCGGATCTCCGGTGTTGGTATTCTGGCAAAAGATATTGCACGGGATTTCAGTCCGGTTGGTCCTTTGATTCGTGGTGCCGGTTTTGAACGGGACGTCCGGATTGTACATGGTCAGTCTCTGGAATCTTATGCCGATGTACCTATTGAGCTGCAACATATCGATACTGGTGATGTTCAGGCTCGGGTACTGGTCAGAATCCGGGAAGTATTTGATTCTTTGAATATTGTTGAGTTTGGTTTGGACCATCTGCCGGAAGGTGCCATCTTAACGGAAGATTTTGAGTATGTGCCGAATAAATTTGCACTGGGATTCACCGAGGCCCCGCGGGGAGAAAACATTCACTGGAGTATGACCGGTGATAATCAGAAACTGTTCCGCTGGCGTTGCCGGGCTGCTACTTATGCAAACTGGCCGGTCCTGCGTTATATGTTGCGAGGCAATACTGTTGCTGATGCGCCGTTAATTATTGGTAGTCTTGATCCATGTTATTCATGTACAGATCGTGTCACGATTGTGGATACAAAGAAAAAGCGGAGTCAGACCGTCCCATATAAAGCAATCGAGCAATACAGTGTGAATCGTAAGAATTCCCCACTGAAATCAATGTAG
- a CDS encoding formate hydrogenlyase complex iron-sulfur subunit translates to MFKLFKTVLKTGNATEKYPFAPFEVQTDFRGKPELDASQCISCGACTRACPANALIMETDANKGVRRWELSLARCIYCGRCEEVCPTHAIELSEKFELAVTNKADLYESAEFELAECSLCERPFVAKKLLNYVVDSLENSGLTGEALIMRRRQLETCPECRRKANMLDGINLTPGRHFAGENEVRVEEDV, encoded by the coding sequence ATGTTTAAATTATTTAAAACCGTCTTAAAAACCGGTAACGCGACAGAAAAATATCCGTTTGCACCCTTTGAAGTGCAAACAGACTTTCGCGGAAAACCTGAACTGGATGCCAGTCAGTGTATTTCTTGTGGCGCCTGTACCCGGGCGTGTCCGGCAAATGCGTTGATTATGGAAACAGACGCAAATAAAGGCGTTCGTCGTTGGGAACTGTCTCTTGCCCGGTGTATTTACTGTGGACGTTGTGAAGAAGTCTGCCCGACACATGCTATTGAGCTGTCTGAAAAGTTTGAGCTTGCTGTGACCAATAAAGCTGATTTATATGAATCAGCAGAGTTTGAGCTGGCGGAGTGTTCATTGTGCGAGCGACCATTTGTGGCGAAAAAGCTATTGAATTATGTCGTTGACTCACTGGAGAATTCAGGCTTGACCGGAGAAGCTCTGATAATGCGCCGCCGTCAGCTGGAAACATGTCCGGAGTGTCGCCGGAAGGCTAATATGCTTGATGGGATTAATCTTACACCTGGCCGTCATTTTGCCGGAGAGAATGAAGTTCGTGTTGAGGAGGATGTGTGA